A stretch of the Acyrthosiphon pisum isolate AL4f chromosome A2, pea_aphid_22Mar2018_4r6ur, whole genome shotgun sequence genome encodes the following:
- the LOC100158748 gene encoding histone acetyltransferase KAT7-like gives MPPYRRQGYGRILVEFSYLLSKIEKQPGTPETPLSDLGKITYDAYWKGVILEYLDKHRGIDTICINDVISETGNLKTFNLKLFYQNFMRQS, from the exons ATGCCACCGTACCGAAGACAAGGATATGGACGAATCCTCGTTGAATTTA GTTATCTGctatctaaaattgaaaaacaaccaGGAACTCCAGAAACACCCCTTTCCGACTTGGGTAAAATTACATACGATGCATATTGGAAAGGTGTTATTCTAGAATATTTAGATAAACACAGAGGAATCGACACCATATGCATCAATGATGTTATTAGTGAAactggtaatttaaaaacatttaatttgaaacttttttatcaGAATTTTATGAGACAATCATAA
- the LOC115034298 gene encoding histone acetyltransferase KAT7-like has product MRHCYWRTPPGTEIYQSGDLSVFEVDGKVDKTYCQTLCRMGKLFLQLKTLDYGVEPFLFYIVTKNDGFVSVPIIINFILYFRSENSYWEAICSPIESCA; this is encoded by the exons ATGCGGCACTGTTATTGGAGAACACCACCAGGCACAGAAATCTACCAAAGTGGAGATTTAAGCGTTTttgaa gtTGATGGAAAAGTAGACAAAACGTATTGCCAAACACTATGTCGAATGGGAAAACtatttttacagttaaaaaCTCTTGACTATGGCGTTGAACCGTTCTTATTTTACATTGTGACGAAAAACGACGGTTTTgtaagtgtacctataataataaattttatattgtattttcgaAGTGAAAACTCCTATTGGGAGGCTATCTGCTCTCCGATCGAATCATGTGCCTAA